A portion of the Cryptomeria japonica chromosome 5, Sugi_1.0, whole genome shotgun sequence genome contains these proteins:
- the LOC131875928 gene encoding uncharacterized protein LOC131875928, giving the protein MALWADRITVKKATCKSPFELVYGTQAKMPINNLLPVYKFMTKEGLDLPKPMNARMEHLAELDEIRNEAQECNLKMQQKVKYLHDKRATERNFQEGELVLMWNARAQDKGKHGKFESLWIGPYVIMGKNGEDSYFLHNMDGEHMKLLAHG; this is encoded by the coding sequence ATGGCACTTTGGGCAGATAGGATTACAGTAAAAAAAGCTACATGCAAATCTccatttgaactggtttatggaaCTCAAGCCAAAATGCCTATAAATAATTTATTACCTGTATACAAGTTCATGACAAAGGAAGGTCTAGATTTACCTAAGCCTATGAATGCAAGAATGGAACATCTTGCAGAATTGGATGAAATTAGAAATGAAGCACAGGAATGCAACCTCAAGATGCAGCAGAAGGTGAAATACTTGCATGATAAAAGGGCTACAGAAAGAAATTTTCAAGAAGGAGAATTGGTGCTCATGTGGAATGCTAGAGCTCAAGACAAAGGAAAGCATgggaaatttgaatcattatggattggacCTTATGTTATCATGGGTAAAAATGGGGAAGATTCATATTTTTTACATAATATGGATGGAGAACATATGAAACTACTAGCACATGGATAG